GAAATGTACCATATTACTGCTCCAGAAGTCGGGGGTTCAATTCCCACTTCCGCCTGTCTCACTTTGACCCgttctctgtctcctcctgtttctaatctgtctaaACAAAGCATTGAAAGAAATGATGGTGGAATTCCACACAAAATATTTTCCATAGGCCCTCATCATCAATCAATATTTAGGTTATAAACCATTTGTATGTCTTAACCATTTCATTGTATTAGGGACACCATTTTTTGTGTTTTGATGCTGCATTTTATAtgaactgataccccaaaaattGTTTTCAAACACCAATATTCCAATTGAAGAACCACTTTGGGGGTTTCAGAGTACttctatatttttttatactttcTGTGTATCATAACACTTGCattggtttacattcaaacacACTCCAAACACCAGATCTCAGGTTAGGTGCACTACTTTCCATGGTTTTATTACCCAATCATGGTGTTTTGAGTCTTTCTATGTGTACAGTGTAGCTAGCAAAATAACATGTTATTACTGAATGACTAATAATTGACTGGACCAGCCTGAGCAGAAGCGCTAGCTCGTGAAACAATGCGCAATGTCTCTGTCAAGCAATGTCTATGTCCCGGACAAATTACTTTGTTACAAATCAATAACCAGTCAAAAGTATAGCTTACTTACCAATAAAATAAGCCCAAAACGTTATGATAACTATAAAAAAAACATTGGACTGCCATTTCCTTCAAACCAAGTTTTAGGCTACTGATGTTCTGTTAGGCTAGTCAGTAAAAGTGAAACATGCACGTTCGCATTATCATTCCCTCTGGAACGCTCTGGGAATGTTCCAAAGGACAAACAAAATAATGGGGGCTACATACTTCCATGTAGCCTAGTGCGGCTCAAATAGAATTAGCTGAACTAATTAAGCAAGCAAGGAGTCAAGAGCTCTGACAGAAGGGTGTTGAAAGACCACGGATGACAATCCTGGAAGGGTGAGGACACACTGTGTAGGGTAGGTTGTGCATTTGGTAAAATAGGAAATAAAACaacatgataatgatgatgatgatgattgatCATGTTTAAATAACAGAACATTCTTTAAAGTATGTTTGCATCATATACATGTTCACAAATGAACGCATGAGTCAAGTGATCCAGACAACAATCTCTAGACTgatttctgacacacacacacacacacacacacatacacacacacacattcacacagacacacagacacacagacacaaacaggaTGCCCCCTCGCTCAGAAATATGATGAACAGagtgctcacagacacacagacacagtctggAGCAGGTGCAATCACTCCTTGAGAATGGCAGTGGTAGTGCTGAtatctctcatcctcctctctctgggGTTTGCAGGTGAGTTAAAAATTAGAATCAAACTATATTTTCATTTTGATCTATATTGTTGTGTTAATGGTGAAGTTTAAGTCACTCTGTCCCCCTTCATGGCTTAGATTTAATAAGGATGTTAGTCTGGCTTGGTTAGGGTGATGCCTTGGGTAAAACTAGAAATCAAAGAAATCATTCATTTGCCTTTTCAAAAAGTGTAAAAAGAAAACAAGACACGGATATGCTTTTATTTTTAATCAGTGATCCATTAACCACTGTAGAGAAAACCAGAACCCAGGTGTGTAAGAGTTGATTAGACTGTATTCAGTTTAGCCTACTTCTCAGGACTACATCAAATGAAATAAATTGTCAAGAAAATATGAAATAATAACCATTTCACTTATTTGATGTCATTGTGATATTTCCATTAAAACTACAGTTTTTGTTGTTGATCTCTCCTTCTACGCCTGACCTAGATACACAATAGAAGTAATGGTGTTTCGTAAGATTAGTCTTACCAACACCCCACTCAATCATCTTGAGTTCAATTTGCCATATCATATATTCTGAGTTGTACTAACCTCTTCTTTAGTATGAAGGCTTACAGTATTTTCTGTGTATAAGTTGTAATTAATTTCTCATTAGTAATTCAAATACAGCTTCCCCTTTTTCTGCTCACTAGTTTTCTGACACTACActcagaaaaaaagggttccaaaagggttctttgcagagggatagggttctaccaagaaccgatttgatcagaagaaccctttttgaaagacaaataaaataaaataaaatcaagctatatttatatagcacatttcagacatggaatgcaacacaatgtgctttacaggaaaaaactaataaaaacaaaaatacaaatacaaatatttactacacaacaaacataacaggataaaaaacaaaataataacaataaactcTAAATGTCtcaaaagcaccctaaggaaaagcaaacctaaaaaggtgtgttttaagatctcttttaaaaatGCCCACAGTTTTgtcccccctcaggttctctggcaggctattccagaggctgggggcatagtaactaaagatTGCCTCTCCAATAACTTTTAGATGATAaaatggttcttggtagaaccctttatagagggttctaggtagaaccatatacagaggattctttgaagaaccctacgTAGAGAGTTTGaggtagaaccctctgcaaagggttctacccagCACCAAAAAGCGTTCCCCTATGGGGGCAAACCGAAGAACCCTGTATGATTCTACTTAGCATCTCTTTTTTTCTGAGTGTAAAAGTAATTACCAGCTGTATCTGATGGTAAAATGTAAATTTCACAGTATGTTTAGGTGCTGAGGAGTGTGTGTACGCTGCTGTTGGGAGGAACAAGGTGATTGACCAAGATCACCCAGGCCTGGAGTTGCTTGGAGAGTCATTTCACTTACGGTGGACCCATGACTCTATAATAGTTTACGACAACAGGAAACCTACTGAGCAGAAACATCAGACCACACCGAATGGTTCTCTGTTACTAAATAACCTTCAGCTGGATAATACAGGGACTTACCAGGTCAACATCTACGACGACATGGGAAAACTCATTAGGTCTTCCACAACTCACCTGTGTGTGGTCTGTAAGTAGGCTACACAAACAGAAAgcaaacacatgcacgcacgcatgtAGCATGCacatactacacacacagccAGTGTTAGGGAAAATATGTGCTCATTacagtgtgtgttttgtgttctcaGCGCCTGTGTCTAAACCACGTCTGACACAGAAATGTACTGATACATCTGTCAGTCTGAGGTGTGATGTGGGCAACTCTGTGGATGTTAAAGTGGTGTGGAGCCATAACAGACAAACACTGCCAGaccacaatgacacaactctgaCAATAACCAAGGCAATGCTCAAACCTGTAGACAGCTACGTGTGTACAGTGAGTAATAAAGCGAGTGAAGAGAAGAGTGACGATGTTAACCCTGAATGTGCAGGTGTGTAGGAGATTCTAAATTAAATAAACATATctgacaatgatgatgatgatgatgataatgctgATGATTCTTCTGCAGATGATTCTTCCTCTACAGTGCTCTTGTTTGGGATGAAGCCATGGCTGATGGTGGTGATTCTGGCTAGTGGAGGTGGTCtgctcctcatcctcatcatcatcaccttGGTGTGTGTCTGCCAGAGCCGCAGGCAGCGCGCGAGACGCCTAGAAGGTACTGAACACACATGATTAAAAACACACCAGTTATCTACATGATGATAAAACAGTACTATGATAATACAGAAGGCTACTCACATTACATGTAGTTACCAACATCTAACTCCCTTACCCATGAATCCTAATCCCTGATGTTCCccctgtagaggaggaggagat
The Coregonus clupeaformis isolate EN_2021a chromosome 40, ASM2061545v1, whole genome shotgun sequence genome window above contains:
- the LOC121572821 gene encoding T-cell surface antigen CD2-like, which produces MAVVVLISLILLSLGFAVCLGAEECVYAAVGRNKVIDQDHPGLELLGESFHLRWTHDSIIVYDNRKPTEQKHQTTPNGSLLLNNLQLDNTGTYQVNIYDDMGKLIRSSTTHLCVVSPVSKPRLTQKCTDTSVSLRCDVGNSVDVKVVWSHNRQTLPDHNDTTLTITKAMLKPVDSYVCTVSNKASEEKSDDVNPECADDSSSTVLLFGMKPWLMVVILASGGGLLLILIIITLVCVCQSRRQRARRLEEEEEMRLAPLTQPTRQASLHHHHPPQRSQSQTRPKNRATSQATPNSRHQLRPRPPQPESDDAQPIPMPRRTGPQNHRS